Below is a genomic region from Pseudomonas svalbardensis.
ACCGCGCGGGCGCTGGATGCAAGCGGTCTGGGTCGTAGCGCTGGGTTTCCTTGGCGTGTTTGTCGTGCTTAGCCAGAGTCGTGGTGCTGCCTTGGCGTTGTTCCTGACGTTGCTCGTCATGCCGATCTGGTGCCGCGATCGACGCAGTCGCGTCGTTGCGGTATCTGCGTTGACAGTGGCGATGTTGGCTTTCTGGTTCTTCGAGCCTTTGGTTATGGCTCGCGGTGTTTCCTATCGTCCACAAATCCTGATGGCAAGCTTGCAAATGATTGCCGAGCACCCATGGCGCGGTCTGGGCCTTGGCGGCAGCTATAAAGTGCTCGCCGAAGGCTTGTCCTTTGACCACGCCCATAACCTCTTCACTCATGTCGCCATCGAACTGGGTCTGCCGGGGCTGTTGTTGTGGTGCGCGGTATGGCTTGCAGTTTTACGGGAGGCCTGGAAAGCCCGGGAAACGCTATATGGTCAAGGCGTCATCGGCATATGGGTATTTTCATCCCTGGCCATGCAATTCGATGCGGCCAGCCTGGCCGGAACGCCAAGGGCCGAGTGGTTCATCAGTTGGTTACCCGTTGGCCTGGCCAGTGTGTTGGTATGGGCGCGGGTCAATTCCGACGATTGTGATAAAATTTCGCGTTCTTCCTAACGAGTGAGCTCTACGATGAGTGACGCACCGCCCAAAGCGGGACAGGATTCCAGCCTGAAAATCTATTTTCGGCTATTGGGGTATGTAAAACCCTATATCGGCCTATTCCTGGTGAGTATCGTCGGCTTCGTGATCTTTGCCTCGACGCAGCCCATGCTCGCAGGGATTCTCAAATATTTCGTCGATGGCCTGAGCAACCCCGAAGCGGTGCTCTTCCCGACTGTTCCCTATCTGCAAGACTTGCAGTTGCTGATGGCCGTGCCGCTGCTCATCATCCTGATCGCCGCCTGGCAAGGCCTGGGGTCTTTCCTGGGTAACTATTACCTGGCCAAAGTCTCCCTTGGGCTGGTCCACGACTTGCGTGTCGAACTGTTCAACAAATTATTGGTATTGCCCAACCGTTATTTCGACACCCATAACTCCGGGCACCTGATTTCGCGCATCACCTTCAACGTGACCATGGTCACCGGTGCGGCCACGGACGCTATCAAAGTGGTCATTCGTGAAGGCCTGACCGTGGTGTTCCTGTTTGCTTACCTGTTGTGGATGAACTGGAAACTGACCCTGGTGATGCTGGCGATCCTGCCCATCATCGCGATCATGGTGAGCAGCACCAGCAAAAAATTCCGCAAGCAGAGCAAGAAGATCCAGGTGGCGATGGGCGACGTGACTCACGTAGCCTCCGAGACCATCCAGGGCTATCGCGTGGTGCGCAGCTTCGGTGGCGAAAGCTATGAAGAGCGTCGTTTCGCCGAAGCCAGTCAGAGCAACACTGACAAGCAACTGCGCATGACCAAGACCGGCGCGGTCTACACGCCGATGCTGCAACTGGTGATCTACACCGCCATGGCGGTGCTGATGTTCCTGGTGCTGTTCCTGCGCGGCGACGCCACCGCCGGTGACCTGGTGGCCTACATCACCGCGGCCGGCCTGTTGCCCAAGCCGATTCGTCAACTGTCGGAAGTCAGCTCGACAATCCAGAAAGGCGTTGCAGGTGCCGAAAGCATTTTCGAGCAACTGGACGTCGAACCAGAGATTGACAAGGGTACCGTCGAGCGCGATCGCGTCAGCGGCCATCTGGACGTGCGCAACCTGAGCTTCACCTATCCGGGGACCGAGCGTGAGGTGCTGAAGAACATCAGCTTCACGGCGGCACCGGGGCAAATGATCGCCCTGGTAGGGCGCTCGGGTAGCGGCAAGTCGACCCTGGCCAGCCTGATTCCGCGTTTCTATCACCACGAAACCGGCGAAATCATGCTCGATGACGTGGAAATCGAAGACTATCGTCTGCGCAATCTGCGTCGACACGTGGCGCAGGTGACACAGCATGTGACCCTGTTCAACGACACCATCGCCAACAACATCGCTTACGGTGACCTGGCCGGCGCCCCACGTGCCGACATTGAAAAGGCCGCGACGGATGCTTACGCGATGGACTTCATCTCGGAAATGCCGCAAGGCCTGGACACCCAGGTCGGGGAAAACGGCGTGTTGCTGTCCGGTGGTCAGCGTCAACGCCTGGCGATTGCCCGGGCCTTGTTGAAGAATGCACCGTTGCTGATTCTCGACGAGGCAACGTCGGCGCTCGATACCGAGTCCGAGCGGCACATTCAGGCGGCACTGGATCAGGTCATGAAAGGTCGCACCACGCTGGTGATTGCTCACCGGTTGACGACCATCGAGAAAGCCGACCTGATCCTGGTCATGGATCATGGCGAAATCGTCGAGCGCGGCACCCACGCTCAACTGCTGGCGCAAAACGGCTACTACTCGCGCCTGCATGCAATGGGCCTCGACACCCCGGTTGGCGACATCGCCTGACCCCACAAAAGGGGTGAGCCTGGCTCACCCCTTTTGCACACCTGGCGTGCAATGCGTCCGGTGATTTGTACCCAGACCTTTACCCTACTTGACCAAGCCTGAATAAATCTGCGCACCGCGGACGGATTTTCTGATCAATAAATGAGCAGAAAGCCCCGCCGAATCATCCCATTGCAGCCGTCACACAAGCCCACGCCAACCCTGTGTTAATATCGCGCCCCTGTTCATTTTGTATGTGGGTTGCTCCATGAAGTTGTCCATGCCGCGATTCGATCAAGCCCCTGTCTTGGTGGTCGGCGATGTCATGCTCGACCGTTACTGGCATGGTGGTACCTCACGGATTTCCCCTGAGGCGCCGGTACCGGTAGTCAAGGTCGAGCAAATCGAGGACCGCCCGGGCGGTGCCGCCAACGTTGCGTTGAACATTGCCGCCCTCGGCGCCCCAGCCTCGCTGGTCGGCGTGACCGGCGACGATGAAGCCGCCGACAGCCTGGCCAATAGCCTCAAGGGCGCTGGCGTACGAGCGTTGTTCCAGCGCATCGCGCACCAGCCGACCATCGTCAAGCTGCGGGTCATGAGCCGTCACCAGCAACTGTTGCGTATCGACTTCGAAGAACCTTTCGCCACCGACGCCCTGGCGTTGGGCGCGCAAGTCGACGAGTTGCTCGAAGGCATCAAGGTGCTGGTGCTGTCCGACTACGGCAAAGGCGCGCTGAAAAACCATCAAGCGCTGATCCAGGCAGCCCGTGCCCGTGGCATTCCGGTGCTGGCCGACCCCAAGGGCAAGGATTTCTCGATCTATCGGGGTGCGAGCCTGATCACCCCGAATCTCAGTGAGTTCGAAACCATCGTCGGCGGTTGCGCCGATGAGCACGAGCTGGTGAGCAAGGGCGCGCAGCTGATGCACGACCTCGACCTCGGCGCATTGCTGGTGACCCGCGGCGAACACGGCATGACCCTGCTGCGTCCGGATCATCCGGCGCTGCACCTGCCGGCCCGTGCCCGTGAAGTGTTCGATGTGACCGGTGCCGGCGACACGGTGATTTCCACCCTGGCGGCCGCCATTGCCGCGGGCGAAGAACTGCCCCACGCTGTGGCCCTGGCCAACCTGGCGGCGGGCATCGTGGTCGGCAAACTGGGTACGGCGGCCATCAGCGCACCGGAACTGCGTCGCGCGATCCAGCGTGAAGAAGGTTCCGAGCGCGGTGTGCTGGGCCTCGAGCAGCTGCTGCTGGCGGTCGATGATGCGCGTGCGCATAAAGAGAAGATCGTCTTCACCAACGGCTGCTTCGACATTTTGCACGCCGGCCACGTGACCTACCTCGAACAGGCACGGGCCCAAGGCGATCGCTTGATCGTCGCGGTAAACGACGATGCGTCGGTCAGCCGCCTGAAAGGGCCGGGTCGTCCGATCAACAGCGTCGACCGTCGCATGGCCGTACTGGCAGGTCTGGGCGCCGTGGATTGGGTGATCAGCTTCGCTGAAGGCACTCCGGAAAACCTGCTGCGCGAGGTCAAGCCGGATGTGCTGGTCAAGGGTGGGGACTACGGAATCGAGCAGGTTGTCGGCGCGGACATCGTGACCGCTTACGGCGGAACGGTGAAAGTGCTGGGGCTGGTGGAAAACAGCTCGACTACCGCGATTGTCGAGAAGATCCGCAAGTCCGAGTAACGCGTTGATCGTTCCCACGTCGAACTGTCCGCGTGGGAACGATCAAGCTCAGGAACTGACTTTTTTACGCGGTACGATTCTCTTCAGCAATTGCTTCGCCTTCCCACGCAACCGCGCCAAACCTGAATCTTTCCCCGGCGGGCTCAAGCCCTGCTGCCGCACCCAATCCTTCCAGCGAATCCGCTCTTCCCTCACCAGCCAGCCTTCCTGCTGGGCAAAACTCTCTGCCAGGTACAACCCGCGAGTACTCGCCGGGTACAGCTGATCCTTTTTCAAGGTATAGAGCTCGGCCATCGGTTGGCCGTCCTGCAGCGGCATCAAGTACAAATCGGGACGTTTTCGATCGAGCCGGGCCACCAGTTGATCGCCTTCCAGTCGTTCGTCGACATGAAACAAACTCAGGGATTTGGCTTCCTTGGGTACGTCCAGACGCAAGTCATAGATCAATTGCAGCGAAGCCGTCGGCAAATGCACGTAAGCCCTCGGGCGTTCGATCAACTGCATCTTGGCGCACCGCACCGGCCGCGCCGAACCGGACAACGGCGTCAGGCGAAACGGCAGGGCTTCGCGATAATGCAGCGCGGACGAGTAGGGCGCCGGCAGCCAAGTGTCGTTGAAGCGCCCGCCGAGCCAGCCTTCCGGGGTTTCCAGCAGGCACTCTTCGGCAATTTCCTGAATCGCGGTGTGCAGCGGCAGGTTCAGCTCATGGGCGGGCACGTAACCGGAGATCAGTTTGAGCACCACGTCGCCGCGGTCTTGCCGACGCTGACGCACTAACACCCAATAATCGCGGTTTTGCCAATGCAGGGTCAGGCGCACCGAAACCCCGAGGTTGGCCAGCTCCAGCGAAAACCGCTGAGTGTCGGTGACCGTCACCGGGCGGCGACGTTGCAGCGTCTGAGAGAAATTGAGCGGCATCCCGACGCTTTGATAACTCAGGCCTTCGGGAGTCGCTTCGACGAATAACGGCAGGGTCTTGAAGTTGCTCGGGTTCTTTCTTATGAGCGTACGCGGCATGTCGGCTCCTGCTTAAGGCCGCGTGGGCGGCATCAGTTTCTACGTAGGACCTGGGCAACGGTCGCGACGTTGTGGGCGAGGTGCAGCGGATTGATGGTCCCGACAATAGCACTGGCAACACCCGGATGTTCAAACAACAACTCAAAGCTGGCGCGCACCGGGTCCACGCCCGGACTCAGGCAGACGTGGCCGCTGGCGAGGGCTTTTTTGACCAGAATGGCTTTGCCGTGAGCAGCAGCATAGTCAATGACTGGCTTCTCGTTCTGCTCGTTCAGATTGTAGGTGACCATGGCGCAATCGCCTTGTTCCAGAGCCTTCAAACCGCCTTCGACGGTTTTGCCGGAAAAACCGAAGCCGCGAATCTTGCCCTCGCTCTTCAGCGCCGCGAGGGTCGCATAGACTTCGCTGTCGTTGAGGATCGCCAGGTCGTTGCCGTCGGAGTGCACTAGCACCAGGTCGATAACATCCGTTTCCAGGCGTTGCAGGCTGCGCTCCA
It encodes:
- a CDS encoding O-antigen ligase family protein, which translates into the protein MQETRWAQVWMTSGLLWFLMAIAVAPTNKLYQQGLVALLWLPAMVFSWPARARIRELLYEQRWVYLPMLGLLVWSLISLSWTSDEVPSREVKRLLYIGVFLLFFPVFANTRPDRIIRIMQWGGIGLALTALVATVKFYGVDGNVWYARVEGLGELSHPILGGYVIGLAAVWLVHWVPRGRWMQAVWVVALGFLGVFVVLSQSRGAALALFLTLLVMPIWCRDRRSRVVAVSALTVAMLAFWFFEPLVMARGVSYRPQILMASLQMIAEHPWRGLGLGGSYKVLAEGLSFDHAHNLFTHVAIELGLPGLLLWCAVWLAVLREAWKARETLYGQGVIGIWVFSSLAMQFDAASLAGTPRAEWFISWLPVGLASVLVWARVNSDDCDKISRSS
- the msbA gene encoding lipid A export permease/ATP-binding protein MsbA, encoding MSDAPPKAGQDSSLKIYFRLLGYVKPYIGLFLVSIVGFVIFASTQPMLAGILKYFVDGLSNPEAVLFPTVPYLQDLQLLMAVPLLIILIAAWQGLGSFLGNYYLAKVSLGLVHDLRVELFNKLLVLPNRYFDTHNSGHLISRITFNVTMVTGAATDAIKVVIREGLTVVFLFAYLLWMNWKLTLVMLAILPIIAIMVSSTSKKFRKQSKKIQVAMGDVTHVASETIQGYRVVRSFGGESYEERRFAEASQSNTDKQLRMTKTGAVYTPMLQLVIYTAMAVLMFLVLFLRGDATAGDLVAYITAAGLLPKPIRQLSEVSSTIQKGVAGAESIFEQLDVEPEIDKGTVERDRVSGHLDVRNLSFTYPGTEREVLKNISFTAAPGQMIALVGRSGSGKSTLASLIPRFYHHETGEIMLDDVEIEDYRLRNLRRHVAQVTQHVTLFNDTIANNIAYGDLAGAPRADIEKAATDAYAMDFISEMPQGLDTQVGENGVLLSGGQRQRLAIARALLKNAPLLILDEATSALDTESERHIQAALDQVMKGRTTLVIAHRLTTIEKADLILVMDHGEIVERGTHAQLLAQNGYYSRLHAMGLDTPVGDIA
- the hldE gene encoding bifunctional D-glycero-beta-D-manno-heptose-7-phosphate kinase/D-glycero-beta-D-manno-heptose 1-phosphate adenylyltransferase HldE, translated to MKLSMPRFDQAPVLVVGDVMLDRYWHGGTSRISPEAPVPVVKVEQIEDRPGGAANVALNIAALGAPASLVGVTGDDEAADSLANSLKGAGVRALFQRIAHQPTIVKLRVMSRHQQLLRIDFEEPFATDALALGAQVDELLEGIKVLVLSDYGKGALKNHQALIQAARARGIPVLADPKGKDFSIYRGASLITPNLSEFETIVGGCADEHELVSKGAQLMHDLDLGALLVTRGEHGMTLLRPDHPALHLPARAREVFDVTGAGDTVISTLAAAIAAGEELPHAVALANLAAGIVVGKLGTAAISAPELRRAIQREEGSERGVLGLEQLLLAVDDARAHKEKIVFTNGCFDILHAGHVTYLEQARAQGDRLIVAVNDDASVSRLKGPGRPINSVDRRMAVLAGLGAVDWVISFAEGTPENLLREVKPDVLVKGGDYGIEQVVGADIVTAYGGTVKVLGLVENSSTTAIVEKIRKSE
- a CDS encoding metal ABC transporter ATPase — its product is MPRTLIRKNPSNFKTLPLFVEATPEGLSYQSVGMPLNFSQTLQRRRPVTVTDTQRFSLELANLGVSVRLTLHWQNRDYWVLVRQRRQDRGDVVLKLISGYVPAHELNLPLHTAIQEIAEECLLETPEGWLGGRFNDTWLPAPYSSALHYREALPFRLTPLSGSARPVRCAKMQLIERPRAYVHLPTASLQLIYDLRLDVPKEAKSLSLFHVDERLEGDQLVARLDRKRPDLYLMPLQDGQPMAELYTLKKDQLYPASTRGLYLAESFAQQEGWLVREERIRWKDWVRQQGLSPPGKDSGLARLRGKAKQLLKRIVPRKKVSS
- a CDS encoding aldo/keto reductase; translation: MSQPTLHNLHRPLGSTGLLVSPLGLGTVKLGRDQGVKYPSGFQIPDDDEARMLLKLARDMGINLIDTAPAYGRSEERLGPLLRGQRQEWVIVSKVGEEFTDGQSSHDFSAAHTRLSVERSLQRLETDVIDLVLVHSDGNDLAILNDSEVYATLAALKSEGKIRGFGFSGKTVEGGLKALEQGDCAMVTYNLNEQNEKPVIDYAAAHGKAILVKKALASGHVCLSPGVDPVRASFELLFEHPGVASAIVGTINPLHLAHNVATVAQVLRRN